GATCGGTGGGCAGGCTCTTCCACCAGCTCTCATGGAAGAAGCGCACGGCGCCGGCGTCGGCCTGCTTGGCGCGGGCCAGCACGTACCCGATGTAGGCGCGGGCGGGAAGCTGCTCCTCCTCGGTCCAAGCGCTTTCGGTCTGCTGGCGCAGCCAGTCCATGCCGCGGCGGTAGGCCGGCTCGGGCACGTCATGGCCGGCATCCCGCACCCGCCCCAGCACATCCATGACAAAGGCGCTGAGCCACGGGTCGGGATCGCCCTGGGCGTTCCAGGGCGAAAAGGCGCCGTCGGCCCGCTGCATCGCCAGCAGCCGGCCCAGCAGCAGCGGCACCCGCTGCTTCGCCGGTTCCACCGCAAAGGGCACCAGCGGCGCGTCGCCGCCGGCCAGCGCGATCAGCGACAGGATGCGGCTGCCCAGCGCCTCCGCCCCGCCGGCCAGCGGACGGTCGAGGCCCAGCGCCAGGGAGGGCAGGTCAAGGTCGGCCAGCGGCCCCGCCGCCAGCACCGCCGTCACCGTGCCCGGCACCAGCCCGGCGGCCAGATCGGCACCCAGCGTGCGCGGCCCCTCGGCCAGGGAGAAGACCTGCCGCCGCGGCGGCATTCCGCTGGTGCCATGGACCCGCACCGGCCATTCCTGCTCCAGCGACAGCCCGTCCGGCCCGGCCAGCGACAGGCGCACGGTGCCCGCCCCGGCCCCGTCGGCCTTCAGCGTGCCGGACAGGGTGGCGCGGCGTCCGGCTGGGATGGCGACCGCCTGCTCCGCGTCCTCCGCCACCGTGACGGCGCCCGTGGCGGACAGGCGGGCGGTGTAGGCGCCCTCCGGCCCCTCGATGGTCAGGGGAGCGTGGACCGCATCCCCCGGCGCCAGGGCGGGCGGCAGGGCCAGACCCGCGAGCACCCGTTCACCCACGGTGACGGTGGCATCGGCGCGGCCCAGCTTGTCCGCACTCCACGCCGCCGCCATCACCCGCAGCCGCCCGTGGAAATCGGGAAGCTCCAGCGGCACGGCCACCGTTCCATCGGCCCCCACCGGCAACACGCCGGAGAACAGCGACACCACCTGACGGTTGCGCGGCGGCACGGCGGCGCCGGGGCGCACCCGGCGCAGGGTGATGGCCGGGGCCGGCGCCGGGTCGGTATCCAGCAGCCGGCCATAGACGTCGCGCATCTCCACCGCCAGCCCGCGGCGGCCGAGGAAATAGGCCACCGGGTCCAGCACCGGCACCGGGTCGGCCTGGGGCGCCAGGGCCAGCATTCTGTCGTCCACCGCGGCCACCACGGCAAAGGCCGGCTTGCCCGCCGCCGCCCCGCGGACGGTCAGGGTGACGGGCAGCGTCCGCCGCGGCTCCGCCGCAGCCGGGGCCGACAGGGCCACGTCCAGCCGCCGCGGCGCCGGGTCCAGCCCCAGCCACGACAGGCCGACGGCACGGCGCAGCGCCCCCTTCTGCCCCGCTTCGGGCACGGGAAAGGCGGTGGCCAGCACATAGGCGCCCGCCGTCCACGCCGGATCGACGGGGATGTCAAGAAATGCCCCCTCCGGCCCGATGGTGCGGGTCAGCGCCATGCGCACGGAACGGTCGGCGACGGTGACCAGCACCTCGCTGCGGTACGGCGGGCGGATGTGGACGCGGGCGGTGTCGCCGCCCTTGTAGGCGGCGGTCATCACCGTCACGTCCACCTTGTCGGGGCGGGCGGCGGCGGGGGCCGCACTCCACCACCCCGCACCGAAACGCACGCTGGAGGCGACGCCGGTCTGGGGGTCGAACACCTCCAGCCGGTAATGGCCGGCCTGCACCGGCTCCTCCACCACCGCCGGGGCGGACGCGGCGGCCGACAGGGTGCCGCCGGTGACGCGGGTGTCCTTGGTCGTCGTCTCGTAATCCCAGCGCCCGTTGGTTTCCACCCAGCGGTAATCCTGGGTTTCCTCGAACAGGTCGAAGGACAGGTCGGGCTTGTCCACCGGGGTGCCGTCGCGGCCCACCACCACCACCTCGAACGCGGCGGACGCGCCCTCGGGCACGCCCTGGCCGTCGAAACGGGGGCGGATGCCGATGGCGAAGGGCTGGTGGTTGACCGGCAACACCATCTCGCGGGTCAGCGGGCGTCCGCCGATGTCGGTGACGGTGGCGCGCAGCACCGCTTCCAGCGGACGGGTGGTGTCGGGGCGGCGGGGCAGAGCCACGGCGATGTGCGCCTGGCCGTCCGGCCCGGTGGTGAAGCCGGGAAGATCCTGTTTCTGTGGCGGGAATTCCTTTTCCACCGGCCCGAAGCGATAGCCGGACAGGCCCGGTGCCGGGCTTTCCGCCGGGCGCAGGGTCAGGCTGGCCTCCCCCGGCAGGCCCGCCGCCGGAGCGCCGTAGAGGTCGCGCACGTCCAGCGTCACCGCCACCGGCTCCGTCCCTTCCAGCGCCGGACGGTCGGCGGCAAGGCCCAGCGTCAGGCGGGGAGGAACCACATCCTCCACCTGGAACCGGGCGGAGCCGATGGCTTGCCCGCCGTCCCCGTCATGAACCGTGGCCGTCCATTGGCCGGTCATGGCGTTGGGGGCGATGGGGAAGGACACCGCCGCCCCGCCGGCACCGGCATCCATCACCGTCCTGCGGTCCACCTCCACCCCGTCGGGGCGGCGCAGCGACACCGCCAGCGCGCGGCCCGTGACCGCGTTGGCATCGCCGTCGCGCACCAGCACCGTCAGCACCGCCGGCTCGCCGGGCCGGTACAGCCCACGGCTGGGGGAGATCCAGGCATCGAGCGCCTTGGGCGGCTCCAGCGCCCCGGCCGCCTTGGGCGGGCGCCCGTCCCCCGGCCCGTTCAGATCCATCATGGCCAGATCGCCGCCGCGGCGGGCCAGCAGCACCTGGGCCGGCCTGTCGCCCGCCAGGGCGTCGGCGGGCACGCGGGCGATGCCGTCGGGGCCGGTGGTCACCGTGGCCCTGTCGCTGTGGTCGCGGGCCAGCAGGCGCAACTCCACCCCCTCTTGCGGGCGGGCGGTGGCGACGGAGCGGGCATAGACCAGCAGCCCGTCGTCGCCGCGCACGGCGGTCAGCCCCAGATCGGTCACCAGGAACCATTGGGTGGCGCGCGATGCCCAATCCTTTTCCGGCACCTCGTCGGCGGACGCCACGGCCACATAGACGCCGGGGTCCAGCCGGCCCACCACCGCATCCACCGGGAACGGGGTGATGAGCACGGCGTTGCGGGCGCCGGGCACGGCCATCTCGCCCTTCCACACCTCCTGCCCCGCCTTGGCGACGATGGCGCCGACGTCGTTGTCGGTCAGTTCCTGGTTGATGCGGCCCTGATGGATCTGTTCGACGATGGCCGGGTCGGGCAGCCGCAGGATCTGCAGGCGCACCCGCGCCACGTTGATGGTGCGCAGCGGCAGCCCCTCCATCCCCAGGCGGGGCAGGATGTAGCCGGCGCCGCGGAACGCCAGGGCGGAGCGGCGGTTCGGCACCTCCACCGTGCGCGATACCCCTTCGGCCAGGGTACGGCCGTCGGCGGCGGGCAGGCCGGCGGCCACCGTCACCTGATAGCTCTGCCCGTGCTGCAGCCCGTCCAGACAGACGGAGCGGTCGCGGGCGGCCAGCGTGCCCTTGACCTCCGGCGTGACGCTCAGCCAGGGGCGCAGGTCGGGGGTACCCGCCCGCTCGACCCGCGCGTTGAAGGTGACGCAGACCTGGGGCACGTCCCGTTCGGCCACCACCTCCACCTCGCCCACCGCCAGGGGGGCGGAATCGGCGGGTGCGGGATCGGCGGCGGCGGCCGGCTGGGCAAGGACAGCCGACCAGACGGCGAAGACGCCGAGGGTGCACGCCAAAGCACGTTGCATGACGGGAAGGACTCCGTGTCTTCGGGGCTGACGGACCGGCGGAGTATGCCCAAGCAGCCACCCCAGCGCCATGGGGTTGTTTTTGTTTCGGAAAGAGCCCCGCCGTCAGGCGGCGAACTCGAGGGTGACCTGACTGCCCTGCCCCGGCTGGCTGTCGATGCGCAGGCGCCCGCCCTGGGCCTCGATCAGCGCCTTGACGATGGACAGCCCCAGCCCGTGGCCCTGCCCGTCCCGCGCCGCCAGGGCCGAATCCTGGCCGAAGGGGATGGCCGCCTGCTCCACCTGTTCCGGCGTCATGCCGATGCCGGTGTCGCACACCCGCAGCATGCAGCCCCGCCGCCCCCGCCCGGCCAGGGCGATCACCATGATGCGCCCGCCCCTGGGCGTGAACTTCACCGCGTTCGACAGCAGGTTCAGCAGCATCTGCCGCAGCGCGCGGACATCCGCCATCACCGTGCCCACACCGGGCAGGATGTTCTTTTCCAACACGATGTCCTTGCGGTCGGCCTGGGGGGCCATGACCCGCAACGCCCATTCGATGGTGGCGTCCACATCCACCGGTTCCCGCTTCAGCACCGTGCGCCCGGCCTGCAGCCCCGACAGGTCCAGGATATCGTTCACCAGCCCCAACAGTTCCTGGCCCGAGGCGTGGATGTCGCGGGCGTATTCCAGATAGCGCTCCGACGCCGCCGGGCCGGTGCCCAGCACCTGATCCCTGATCA
This DNA window, taken from Azospirillum fermentarium, encodes the following:
- a CDS encoding alpha-2-macroglobulin family protein, whose translation is MQRALACTLGVFAVWSAVLAQPAAAADPAPADSAPLAVGEVEVVAERDVPQVCVTFNARVERAGTPDLRPWLSVTPEVKGTLAARDRSVCLDGLQHGQSYQVTVAAGLPAADGRTLAEGVSRTVEVPNRRSALAFRGAGYILPRLGMEGLPLRTINVARVRLQILRLPDPAIVEQIHQGRINQELTDNDVGAIVAKAGQEVWKGEMAVPGARNAVLITPFPVDAVVGRLDPGVYVAVASADEVPEKDWASRATQWFLVTDLGLTAVRGDDGLLVYARSVATARPQEGVELRLLARDHSDRATVTTGPDGIARVPADALAGDRPAQVLLARRGGDLAMMDLNGPGDGRPPKAAGALEPPKALDAWISPSRGLYRPGEPAVLTVLVRDGDANAVTGRALAVSLRRPDGVEVDRRTVMDAGAGGAAVSFPIAPNAMTGQWTATVHDGDGGQAIGSARFQVEDVVPPRLTLGLAADRPALEGTEPVAVTLDVRDLYGAPAAGLPGEASLTLRPAESPAPGLSGYRFGPVEKEFPPQKQDLPGFTTGPDGQAHIAVALPRRPDTTRPLEAVLRATVTDIGGRPLTREMVLPVNHQPFAIGIRPRFDGQGVPEGASAAFEVVVVGRDGTPVDKPDLSFDLFEETQDYRWVETNGRWDYETTTKDTRVTGGTLSAAASAPAVVEEPVQAGHYRLEVFDPQTGVASSVRFGAGWWSAAPAAARPDKVDVTVMTAAYKGGDTARVHIRPPYRSEVLVTVADRSVRMALTRTIGPEGAFLDIPVDPAWTAGAYVLATAFPVPEAGQKGALRRAVGLSWLGLDPAPRRLDVALSAPAAAEPRRTLPVTLTVRGAAAGKPAFAVVAAVDDRMLALAPQADPVPVLDPVAYFLGRRGLAVEMRDVYGRLLDTDPAPAPAITLRRVRPGAAVPPRNRQVVSLFSGVLPVGADGTVAVPLELPDFHGRLRVMAAAWSADKLGRADATVTVGERVLAGLALPPALAPGDAVHAPLTIEGPEGAYTARLSATGAVTVAEDAEQAVAIPAGRRATLSGTLKADGAGAGTVRLSLAGPDGLSLEQEWPVRVHGTSGMPPRRQVFSLAEGPRTLGADLAAGLVPGTVTAVLAAGPLADLDLPSLALGLDRPLAGGAEALGSRILSLIALAGGDAPLVPFAVEPAKQRVPLLLGRLLAMQRADGAFSPWNAQGDPDPWLSAFVMDVLGRVRDAGHDVPEPAYRRGMDWLRQQTESAWTEEEQLPARAYIGYVLARAKQADAGAVRFFHESWWKSLPTDLARAHVAAALVLAGETKAGAEAFTGLSSARMVSAALRDHGSALRDEAAVLALMQESGVVDKGRLGEAVTRLGRTVAAVPRTGVQEQAWVALAARGAGRGDAPKLTIDGQPFDSARGVVRRIDLLAAPVVLAGEGRVAVAVTGVPAAPLPAEENGLRLTRSLYTMDGKPVTAGTLRHNELVVVILAGESLEPAERTLAVADPLPAGLVIENVRVGDSGSLGNLAWLDALSPVHLVEYRDDRFAGVVPVSRDKPGFRLAYLARAVLPGDFVQPGAVAEDLERPGTTARTAGGRLTVGGEP